One Pelosinus sp. IPA-1 genomic window carries:
- a CDS encoding methionyl aminopeptidase gives MILNRNDLCWCKSGLKYKNCHLEFDKKLSDLKRKGYIVPTKNLIKTKEQIEGIKKSAEINNGLLDLISENIKEGMTTEEIDKLAYDYTISKGGIPADLNHDGFPKSICVSVNNEVCHGIPRKDVILKNGDIVNVDATTKLNGYYSDASRMFMIGEVNEEAKHLVQVSKECLNKGLEVVKPWAFLGDIGAAIQEYAESNGYSVVREFGGHGVGLDIHEEPFIFHFGRRGKGMVLAPGMVFTIEPMINAGSHEIFIDENNGWTALTTDGSLSAQWEHTVLVTENGIEIISK, from the coding sequence ATGATATTAAACAGGAATGATTTATGTTGGTGCAAAAGTGGACTGAAATATAAAAATTGTCATTTAGAATTTGATAAAAAGTTAAGTGACTTAAAAAGAAAGGGATATATAGTACCAACGAAAAATCTTATAAAAACAAAAGAACAAATTGAAGGAATTAAAAAGAGTGCCGAAATTAATAATGGTCTTCTAGACTTAATAAGTGAGAACATCAAAGAAGGTATGACAACAGAGGAAATAGATAAATTAGCATATGATTATACAATATCAAAGGGTGGAATTCCGGCCGATCTTAATCATGATGGCTTTCCTAAAAGTATTTGCGTATCAGTAAATAATGAGGTATGTCATGGAATACCACGAAAAGATGTTATCCTTAAAAATGGAGATATTGTAAACGTAGATGCAACAACTAAGCTTAACGGATATTATTCAGATGCATCAAGGATGTTTATGATTGGTGAAGTAAATGAAGAAGCTAAGCATTTGGTTCAAGTATCTAAAGAATGTCTGAATAAAGGATTGGAAGTAGTTAAACCTTGGGCATTTTTAGGAGATATTGGAGCAGCAATTCAGGAATATGCGGAAAGTAATGGGTATTCAGTAGTTAGAGAATTTGGAGGACATGGAGTTGGGTTAGATATTCATGAAGAACCGTTTATTTTTCATTTTGGAAGAAGAGGAAAAGGCATGGTTTTAGCTCCTGGCATGGTATTTACAATTGAACCAATGATAAATGCCGGAAGTCATGAAATATTTATAGATGAAAATAACGGATGGACGGCTCTTACAACTGATGGTTCTCTTTCAGCACAATGGGAACATACAGTTCTTGTAACTGAAAATGGTATAGAAATAATTTCAAAATAA